Proteins co-encoded in one Armatimonadota bacterium genomic window:
- the ssb gene encoding single-stranded DNA-binding protein has protein sequence MLNRIILIGRLTRDPELRYVPSGQPVASFTLAVDRPFTNQQGERETDFIDVVAWRKLAEQVSQHLSKGRLVAVEGRLQIRSFETQDGQKRRVAEVVADAVRFLDRKAAGAAVAAPAQGEEFAEEVEEDVPF, from the coding sequence GTGCTCAACCGGATCATCCTCATCGGCAGGCTCACCCGTGACCCTGAGCTGCGGTACGTGCCCAGCGGGCAGCCCGTAGCGTCGTTCACCCTGGCGGTCGACCGCCCGTTCACCAACCAGCAGGGCGAGCGCGAGACCGATTTCATCGACGTCGTGGCCTGGCGGAAGCTGGCGGAACAGGTCAGCCAGCACCTGTCCAAGGGGCGTCTGGTGGCCGTGGAGGGCCGGCTCCAGATCCGGTCGTTCGAGACGCAGGACGGCCAGAAGCGGCGGGTCGCCGAAGTGGTGGCCGACGCGGTCCGGTTTCTCGACCGCAAGGCAGCAGGCGCGGCGGTGGCGGCACCCGCCCAGGGCGAGGAGTTCGCCGAGGAGGTCGAGGAGGACGTCCCCTTCTAG
- the rpsF gene encoding 30S ribosomal protein S6, which produces MKSYDLVYIAKPDLDGEALAALVERVHQRLREQHAVVEHTEVWGKRRMAYPIQRHREGQYVFVRFSASGDAIPEIKRALRLSEEILRASVTVAVGPLAKAASAPPSGQLGAAQPEATPAAARTETPGT; this is translated from the coding sequence GTGAAGAGCTACGATCTGGTGTACATCGCGAAACCCGACCTCGACGGCGAGGCGCTGGCGGCACTGGTCGAGCGCGTGCATCAGCGGCTGCGCGAGCAGCATGCCGTCGTCGAGCACACGGAGGTCTGGGGCAAGCGCCGGATGGCCTACCCCATCCAGCGGCATCGGGAGGGGCAGTACGTGTTCGTCCGCTTCTCGGCTTCGGGGGATGCCATTCCCGAGATCAAGCGGGCGCTGCGCCTCAGCGAGGAGATCCTGCGCGCCTCGGTGACCGTCGCGGTCGGGCCCCTGGCCAAGGCCGCGTCCGCGCCACCCTCCGGTCAGCTCGGCGCCGCGCAGCCCGAGGCGACGCCCGCAGCGGCAAGAACCGAGACGCCCGGGACCTGA
- the rpsR gene encoding 30S ribosomal protein S18: MADAAPKKQWRGRRQKRKTCAFCAEKAREIDFKDAQRLRRYVTDRGKIVPRRVSGNCARHQRLLAVAIKRARELALLPYTTVD; this comes from the coding sequence ATGGCAGACGCAGCGCCGAAGAAACAGTGGCGGGGACGCAGGCAGAAGCGCAAGACCTGCGCGTTCTGCGCCGAGAAGGCCCGGGAGATCGACTTCAAGGATGCGCAGCGCCTGCGGCGGTACGTGACCGACCGCGGGAAGATCGTGCCCCGGCGCGTCTCTGGCAACTGCGCCCGGCACCAACGCCTCCTGGCCGTCGCCATCAAGCGGGCCCGCGAGCTGGCCCTGCTGCCGTACACGACCGTCGACTAG
- the ychF gene encoding redox-regulated ATPase YchF, with the protein MSLALGIVGLPNAGKSTLFNALTQAGAAVAPYPFTTIAPHLGQAAVPDDRLAAIAAVTHPERIVPAAVRVVDIAGLVRGASRGEGLGNRFLAHIREVDAIVHVVRCFAAGDVAHPEGAVDPVRDAGVVETELALADLETVERAIERTTPRARAGERAAREHLAALEELATVVGRGEPLRRAPLSEAARVQAVQLRLLTFKPVLYVANVDEEALPDGGPAAAALTALAQREGAGCLVLCARLEAELREIPEADARAYLASVGLEEPGLPRLVRAGFAMLDLVSFFTVLSREVRAWPVPRGTPAVEAAARIHTDMARGFVRAEVVPWDVLVAAGGLQAARERGLVRLEGRDYLVQDGDVITFRFAV; encoded by the coding sequence ATGAGCCTGGCGCTGGGGATCGTTGGGCTGCCCAACGCCGGGAAGTCCACGCTGTTCAACGCGCTCACCCAGGCGGGGGCTGCGGTCGCCCCGTACCCCTTCACCACCATCGCGCCGCACCTGGGCCAGGCAGCGGTGCCAGACGACCGGCTGGCTGCCATCGCGGCGGTGACGCACCCCGAACGGATCGTGCCCGCAGCGGTACGCGTCGTCGACATCGCGGGTCTGGTCCGCGGCGCGTCCCGCGGCGAGGGGTTGGGCAACCGCTTTCTCGCCCACATCCGTGAGGTCGACGCGATCGTGCACGTGGTCCGATGCTTTGCGGCCGGTGACGTCGCCCACCCCGAGGGTGCGGTGGATCCCGTACGCGATGCCGGCGTGGTCGAGACAGAACTGGCGCTGGCCGACCTGGAAACGGTGGAGCGGGCGATCGAGCGCACGACCCCGCGCGCCCGGGCCGGCGAGCGCGCCGCGCGGGAGCACCTGGCGGCGCTGGAGGAGCTGGCAACCGTCGTGGGACGGGGCGAGCCCCTGCGGCGGGCTCCGCTCTCCGAGGCGGCACGCGTCCAGGCGGTCCAGTTGCGTCTGCTCACCTTCAAGCCGGTGCTCTACGTGGCCAACGTCGACGAGGAGGCGCTGCCCGACGGCGGTCCTGCCGCCGCGGCGCTGACCGCCCTGGCGCAGCGCGAGGGCGCAGGGTGTCTGGTGCTGTGCGCGCGCCTGGAGGCCGAGCTGCGCGAGATCCCCGAGGCCGACGCCCGTGCTTACCTGGCATCGGTCGGGCTGGAGGAACCCGGGCTGCCGCGGCTGGTGCGGGCCGGCTTCGCGATGCTGGACCTGGTCAGCTTCTTCACGGTCCTCTCGCGCGAGGTGCGGGCCTGGCCGGTGCCCAGGGGTACCCCGGCAGTGGAGGCCGCCGCCCGGATCCACACCGACATGGCGCGCGGATTCGTCCGTGCCGAGGTGGTGCCCTGGGACGTGCTGGTGGCGGCCGGGGGGCTCCAGGCGGCACGCGAGCGCGGGCTCGTCCGGCTCGAAGGGCGCGACTACCTCGTCCAGGACGGCGACGTGATCACGTTTCGCTTCGCGGTGTGA
- a CDS encoding YybS family protein — protein MAGSDAKTISTRGLTEGAILAALVALFAVATRYLPLVGIATALLCPLPLAVLVIRHGLRVAIVAAAASGLVGATLAGPLVGVAILISFAPMGLVIGTGAARGWPAARVVAAGSLVSACSTALSFLGLLGGGRMSPTAVAQEMQRTMERSAAMATGLYARLGVPPEQLEAVTRQMTEAARFLPYLLPASFVLGAVLAAWLNYEVARRVLGRFGFSLRPLPPARQWRLPAWAVWFPVLGFVLSAAGPRVGGVSLAGAGLSMLFASMIAFMFQGLLATWVILGNLELSRRERWFAVVLLFMLSTALPFLNLVVFYLGIADSLLKVRDRWGLPRDQRSKAGS, from the coding sequence GTGGCGGGAAGCGACGCGAAGACGATCAGCACGCGCGGGCTGACCGAGGGCGCGATCCTCGCCGCCCTGGTGGCGCTGTTCGCCGTTGCCACGCGCTACCTGCCGCTGGTGGGAATCGCGACCGCCCTGCTGTGTCCGCTGCCCCTGGCTGTGTTGGTCATCCGACACGGTTTGCGGGTCGCAATCGTCGCTGCAGCGGCCAGCGGGCTCGTGGGCGCCACGCTGGCGGGCCCGCTGGTGGGGGTCGCGATCCTGATCTCGTTCGCGCCCATGGGGCTGGTGATCGGCACCGGGGCGGCGCGCGGGTGGCCGGCCGCGCGCGTGGTGGCCGCGGGCTCCCTGGTGTCGGCGTGCTCCACCGCTCTGAGCTTCCTGGGGCTGCTGGGCGGTGGGCGCATGAGCCCTACCGCCGTGGCCCAGGAGATGCAGCGCACCATGGAGCGCAGCGCAGCCATGGCCACCGGGCTCTATGCCCGCCTGGGCGTCCCGCCGGAGCAGCTCGAGGCCGTGACCCGGCAGATGACCGAGGCGGCGCGCTTCCTTCCCTACCTGCTGCCCGCGTCGTTCGTGCTGGGCGCCGTGCTGGCCGCGTGGCTCAACTACGAGGTGGCGCGGCGCGTGCTCGGACGCTTCGGCTTCAGCCTGCGCCCGCTGCCGCCGGCCCGACAGTGGCGGCTGCCCGCCTGGGCGGTCTGGTTCCCCGTGCTGGGCTTCGTGCTGAGCGCGGCGGGACCTCGGGTCGGTGGCGTCTCGCTGGCAGGCGCGGGATTGTCGATGCTGTTTGCGTCGATGATCGCCTTCATGTTCCAGGGGCTCCTGGCCACCTGGGTGATCCTCGGCAACCTGGAGCTGTCGCGCCGCGAGCGCTGGTTCGCCGTCGTGCTGCTGTTCATGCTCTCGACGGCGCTGCCGTTCCTCAACCTCGTGGTGTTCTACCTGGGGATCGCCGATAGCCTCCTGAAGGTACGGGATCGCTGGGGGCTGCCGCGGGACCAGCGGTCCAAGGCGGGCTCATGA
- a CDS encoding fused MFS/spermidine synthase produces the protein MASILEVIVFTSGGVLLSLEIIASRVLAPYFGNSIYVWGSLIGVFLTALSVGYAVGGRLADRFPSPTVFSGIVFLAGLLTVPIPVMAPTVLDAIARADFGPQLNPLVGATVLFVVPSVVMGMVSPFAVRLRARAVATMGQTAGSLYAISTVGSIVGTLATSFVLINYLGVRAIILLMGFALMGMAVLGWLAGRRMVPAGAGVALVVVLVGGVARPEALTPPVVYARDTVYHRITVTDEGPIRYLKLDNYWQSATDREQPRRTVFAYADYMHLPLVFVADPRRAFLIGLGGGTVPARYVADYPSVVMTVAELDPEVVRTARDFFAVTPGERLRIEARDGRLHLLRLAEPQDVILTDAYLIDTIPFHLATREFFALARARLAPGGVVTSNIIGALEGPDSRLFRAIYKTIGQVFPTVYVFPVDFARYGSPASLRNIIVVATDAPRWSAAEVRRRAQALAASGRVTVERFVEAAASLYEAPIRTDDVPVLSDDFAPVDALIPRR, from the coding sequence GTGGCGTCGATCCTCGAGGTCATCGTCTTCACCAGCGGAGGCGTGCTGCTGTCGCTGGAGATCATCGCCAGCAGGGTCCTGGCCCCCTACTTCGGCAACTCGATCTACGTCTGGGGGAGCCTGATCGGTGTCTTCCTGACGGCGCTGTCCGTCGGCTACGCCGTGGGCGGTCGGCTGGCCGACCGCTTCCCCTCGCCGACGGTGTTCTCCGGGATCGTCTTCCTGGCGGGGCTGCTCACGGTGCCGATCCCGGTCATGGCTCCCACCGTGCTGGACGCCATCGCCCGGGCCGACTTCGGCCCCCAGCTGAACCCGCTGGTGGGGGCCACCGTGCTCTTCGTGGTGCCCAGCGTCGTGATGGGCATGGTGTCGCCCTTCGCCGTGCGCCTGCGCGCGCGCGCGGTGGCCACCATGGGGCAGACGGCCGGCTCGCTGTACGCCATCAGCACGGTGGGCTCCATCGTGGGCACGCTGGCGACGTCGTTCGTCCTCATCAACTACCTGGGGGTGCGGGCCATCATCCTGCTCATGGGCTTCGCGCTCATGGGGATGGCCGTGCTGGGCTGGCTGGCCGGGCGCCGGATGGTGCCGGCGGGCGCGGGCGTCGCGCTGGTGGTGGTGCTGGTGGGCGGCGTGGCGCGGCCGGAGGCGCTGACGCCCCCGGTGGTCTACGCGCGGGATACCGTCTACCACCGGATCACGGTCACGGACGAAGGACCGATCCGGTACCTGAAGCTCGACAACTACTGGCAGAGCGCGACCGACCGCGAACAGCCACGGCGCACCGTGTTTGCCTACGCTGACTACATGCACCTGCCGCTGGTCTTCGTCGCCGATCCCCGGCGGGCGTTCCTCATCGGGCTTGGCGGCGGGACCGTCCCGGCCCGCTACGTGGCCGACTACCCGTCGGTCGTGATGACCGTGGCCGAACTCGACCCGGAGGTGGTCCGGACGGCGCGCGACTTCTTCGCCGTGACGCCCGGCGAGCGGTTGCGGATCGAAGCGCGCGACGGCCGTCTGCACCTGCTGCGGCTGGCGGAGCCCCAGGATGTCATCCTCACCGACGCCTACCTGATCGATACCATCCCCTTCCACCTGGCCACCCGCGAGTTCTTCGCGCTGGCCCGCGCGCGGCTGGCGCCCGGCGGCGTGGTGACGTCCAACATCATTGGCGCGCTGGAGGGCCCCGACAGTCGGCTCTTCCGCGCCATCTACAAGACGATTGGGCAGGTCTTCCCCACCGTGTATGTGTTCCCCGTGGACTTCGCCCGGTACGGGTCGCCCGCGTCGCTGCGAAACATCATCGTGGTGGCCACCGACGCGCCCCGCTGGTCGGCGGCGGAGGTGCGTCGCCGCGCGCAGGCGCTGGCGGCCAGCGGTCGGGTGACGGTCGAGCGCTTCGTGGAGGCGGCCGCCAGCCTCTACGAGGCGCCGATCCGGACCGACGATGTGCCGGTCTTGTCCGACGACTTCGCGCCCGTGGATGCTCTCATTCCGCGTCGCTGA
- a CDS encoding DnaJ C-terminal domain-containing protein — translation MEFKDYYKILGVDRRADQKAISQAFRRLARQYHPDVNKSKGAEERFKEINEAYQVLSDPQKRAQYDQIYDAYQSGVPLHDLFGRVGGARTWTGPGGFTVTVGGENLEDLLGGTLGGFSEFFRAFFGDLGGLGGFGRTGRSGRVAEPWDQVQPSGPTAGARPPGHSGTLTLTLEEVLHGARRRVRLPDGRQVEVQVPPGVRAGQAIRLPGAAGGQDVYLTVEVAPHKVFERDGDDLVVDVSVPFVDAALGGEVEVPTLEGRMVVTVPPGTQSGQRLRLRGQGLPRAQGGRGDLYARVKVTVPTTLSPRERALLEELRRLQREPSRKV, via the coding sequence ATGGAGTTCAAGGACTACTACAAGATCCTGGGCGTCGACAGGCGAGCCGATCAGAAGGCGATCAGCCAGGCGTTTCGCCGCCTGGCACGGCAGTACCACCCGGACGTCAACAAATCGAAGGGCGCCGAGGAGCGCTTTAAGGAGATCAACGAAGCCTATCAGGTCCTAAGCGACCCGCAGAAGCGGGCCCAGTACGACCAGATCTACGACGCATACCAGTCCGGCGTGCCGCTGCACGACCTGTTCGGCCGCGTGGGCGGCGCGCGCACGTGGACGGGCCCCGGCGGGTTCACCGTGACCGTGGGCGGCGAGAACCTGGAGGACCTGCTCGGAGGCACCCTAGGCGGGTTCTCAGAGTTCTTCCGCGCGTTCTTCGGCGACCTGGGCGGTCTGGGCGGGTTCGGCCGGACTGGCCGAAGCGGGCGTGTCGCCGAGCCCTGGGACCAGGTGCAGCCCTCGGGGCCCACGGCGGGCGCACGGCCGCCGGGACACAGTGGCACGCTTACCCTGACCCTGGAGGAAGTGCTCCACGGGGCCCGGCGGCGTGTCCGGCTGCCGGATGGCAGGCAGGTAGAGGTGCAGGTGCCACCGGGGGTCCGGGCGGGTCAGGCCATCCGCCTGCCCGGTGCCGCCGGCGGGCAGGACGTGTACCTGACTGTCGAGGTGGCGCCCCACAAGGTCTTCGAGCGCGATGGCGACGACCTGGTGGTGGACGTCTCGGTGCCGTTCGTGGACGCCGCGCTGGGCGGCGAGGTCGAGGTGCCGACGCTGGAGGGCAGGATGGTGGTGACGGTTCCGCCCGGGACGCAGTCGGGCCAGCGGCTGCGGCTGCGCGGGCAGGGGTTGCCCCGGGCGCAGGGAGGGCGGGGCGACCTGTACGCCCGCGTGAAGGTCACCGTGCCCACGACGCTGTCGCCCCGGGAACGGGCACTGCTGGAGGAGTTGCGGCGGCTGCAGCGTGAGCCGTCGCGGAAGGTCTGA
- the clpB gene encoding ATP-dependent chaperone ClpB, whose protein sequence is MRFDRLTEKAQEALLTAQQEATTRGHQAPDPEHLLLALITQPDGLVPRILAKLSVDSRVLRTRLVHGLDRRPRVVGGPAPAGGIALTPRLARVLEAAQREADRLKDDYVSTEHLLLGLAQDADGEAAALLREAGVTVDRIYQALEEIRGAQRVTDPHPESKYQALERYGRDLTQLAAAGKLDPVIGRDEEIRRVIQILARRTKNNPVLIGDPGVGKTAIVEGLAQRIVRGDVPEGLKHKRVIQLDMGALVAGTKYRGEFEDRLKAVLREIAAAEGQIILFIDELHTVVGAGAAEGAIDAANLLKPMLARGELHAIGATTLDEYRKYIEKDAALERRFQPVYVGEPSVEETISILRGLKERYEVHHGVRIADSAVVAAATLSDRYISGRFLPDKAIDLIDEAASRLRMEIDSKPAELDEVDRRIMQLEIEREALRRETDPASRERLQRLEEELAGLRQQSEALRRQWEQEKQAILAIRATKQKIEEVRHQIEEAERRADLERAARLRYGELPDLERQLRAQEEQLRQVQAHGRLLNEEVTADEIAEVVARWTGIPVQRLLEGEMAKLLHLEARLHERVVGQDEAVAAVADAIRRARAGLKDPRRPIGSFLFLGPTGVGKTELARALAEVLFDDEGAMVRLDMSEYQERHTVSRLVGAPPGYVGYEEGGQLTEAVRRRPYRVVLFDEIEKAHQDVFNLLLQIMDDGRLTDGHGRTVDFRNTVIIMTSNLGSRHLQGLEDRDPAAFEMARVLVLGECRKTFRPEFLNRIDEIVVFRPLTREQLVAIAGLQLRQLAARLAAQGIGLEVTDAAKAWLAREGYNPDFGARPLRRLIQKEVENAIARGLLAGEFRPGQTVVVDLEGERLTFTARVPAEVVS, encoded by the coding sequence ATGCGATTCGATCGGTTGACCGAAAAGGCGCAGGAGGCGTTGCTGACGGCGCAGCAGGAGGCGACGACACGGGGACACCAGGCGCCGGACCCGGAACACCTGTTGCTGGCCTTGATTACGCAACCGGACGGGCTGGTGCCGCGCATCCTGGCCAAGCTGTCCGTGGACTCCCGGGTGCTGCGCACCCGGCTGGTCCACGGGCTCGATCGTCGCCCCCGCGTGGTCGGGGGGCCTGCGCCCGCGGGGGGCATCGCGCTGACCCCGCGGCTGGCCCGCGTGCTGGAGGCCGCGCAGCGCGAGGCGGACCGGCTGAAGGACGACTACGTCAGCACCGAGCACCTGCTGCTGGGCCTGGCCCAGGACGCCGACGGGGAGGCGGCCGCGCTGCTGCGCGAGGCGGGCGTCACCGTAGACCGCATCTACCAGGCACTGGAGGAGATCCGGGGCGCGCAACGGGTCACCGATCCCCATCCGGAGAGCAAGTACCAGGCGCTGGAGCGCTACGGCCGCGACCTGACGCAGCTGGCGGCGGCGGGCAAGCTCGACCCCGTCATCGGCCGGGACGAGGAGATCCGCCGGGTGATCCAGATCCTGGCCCGGCGCACCAAGAACAACCCGGTGCTCATCGGCGATCCGGGCGTGGGGAAGACGGCCATCGTCGAAGGGCTGGCGCAGCGCATCGTGCGCGGCGACGTGCCGGAAGGGCTCAAGCACAAGCGCGTGATCCAGCTGGACATGGGCGCGCTCGTGGCGGGCACCAAGTACCGCGGGGAGTTCGAGGATCGCCTGAAGGCCGTGTTGCGCGAGATCGCCGCCGCCGAGGGGCAGATCATCCTGTTCATCGACGAGCTCCACACGGTGGTGGGCGCGGGCGCGGCCGAGGGCGCCATCGATGCGGCCAACCTGCTCAAGCCCATGCTGGCCCGGGGCGAGCTGCACGCCATCGGCGCCACCACCCTCGACGAGTACCGCAAGTACATCGAGAAGGACGCGGCGCTGGAGCGCCGCTTCCAGCCGGTCTACGTCGGCGAGCCGTCGGTGGAAGAGACCATCAGCATCCTGCGCGGGCTCAAGGAGCGGTACGAGGTGCACCACGGCGTGCGCATCGCCGACTCGGCGGTGGTGGCGGCCGCGACGCTGTCGGACCGGTACATCAGCGGGCGCTTCCTGCCCGACAAGGCCATCGACCTCATCGACGAGGCCGCCAGCCGCCTGCGCATGGAGATCGACAGCAAGCCCGCCGAGCTCGACGAGGTCGATCGGCGGATCATGCAGCTGGAGATCGAGCGGGAGGCGTTGCGCCGGGAGACCGACCCGGCCAGCCGCGAGCGGCTGCAGCGGTTGGAGGAGGAGCTGGCCGGCCTGCGCCAGCAGTCGGAGGCGCTGCGCCGCCAGTGGGAGCAGGAGAAGCAGGCCATTCTGGCCATCCGCGCCACCAAGCAGAAGATCGAGGAAGTCCGTCACCAGATCGAGGAGGCCGAGCGCCGGGCCGACCTGGAGCGGGCGGCGCGGCTGCGGTACGGCGAGCTGCCCGACCTGGAGCGTCAGCTGCGGGCCCAGGAGGAGCAGCTGCGGCAGGTGCAGGCCCACGGGCGACTGCTCAACGAGGAAGTGACGGCCGACGAGATCGCGGAGGTCGTGGCCCGCTGGACGGGGATTCCGGTGCAGCGGTTGCTGGAGGGCGAGATGGCGAAGTTGCTGCACCTGGAAGCGCGGCTCCACGAGCGGGTCGTCGGGCAGGACGAGGCGGTGGCCGCGGTGGCCGACGCCATCCGCCGCGCGCGCGCGGGCCTCAAGGACCCGCGCCGGCCCATCGGGTCGTTCCTCTTCCTGGGGCCGACCGGTGTGGGCAAGACGGAGCTGGCCCGGGCGCTGGCCGAGGTGCTGTTCGACGACGAGGGCGCCATGGTGCGGCTGGACATGTCCGAGTACCAGGAGCGCCACACCGTCAGCCGCCTGGTGGGGGCGCCCCCCGGGTACGTGGGCTACGAGGAGGGCGGCCAGCTCACCGAGGCCGTGCGGCGGCGGCCCTACCGCGTGGTGCTGTTCGACGAGATCGAGAAGGCGCACCAGGACGTCTTCAACCTGCTGCTGCAGATCATGGACGACGGCCGGTTGACCGACGGACACGGCCGCACCGTGGACTTCCGGAACACGGTGATCATCATGACCAGCAACCTGGGCAGCCGCCACCTCCAGGGGCTCGAGGACCGGGACCCGGCGGCGTTCGAGATGGCGCGGGTGCTGGTGCTGGGGGAGTGCCGCAAGACGTTCCGCCCGGAGTTCCTGAACCGGATCGACGAGATCGTGGTCTTCCGGCCCCTCACGCGCGAGCAGCTGGTGGCGATCGCGGGGCTGCAGCTGCGACAGCTGGCGGCACGGCTGGCGGCGCAGGGGATCGGGCTGGAGGTGACGGACGCCGCCAAGGCCTGGCTGGCCCGGGAAGGCTACAACCCCGACTTCGGCGCGCGGCCGCTGCGCCGGCTGATTCAGAAGGAAGTGGAGAACGCCATCGCGCGCGGCCTGCTGGCGGGCGAGTTCCGCCCGGGGCAGACGGTGGTGGTCGATCTGGAGGGCGAGCGGTTGACCTTCACCGCCCGCGTGCCGGCGGAAGTGGTCTCGTAG
- a CDS encoding DUF951 domain-containing protein, translating into MPVLKIVLGDVVRMRKTHPCGSDQWEVVRLGADIGIRCLKCGRRVLMPRVKFERRIKTFVRRGPGAAPPPPPVEAGPV; encoded by the coding sequence ATGCCAGTGCTGAAGATCGTCCTTGGCGACGTCGTGCGCATGCGCAAGACGCATCCCTGTGGCAGCGACCAGTGGGAGGTCGTGCGGCTGGGCGCCGACATCGGCATTCGATGTCTCAAATGCGGACGCCGGGTGTTGATGCCGCGGGTGAAGTTCGAGCGGCGCATCAAGACGTTCGTGCGCCGGGGACCGGGTGCAGCACCGCCCCCGCCCCCCGTCGAGGCGGGGCCCGTGTGA
- a CDS encoding diguanylate cyclase, with protein MTPTGGPPGGGLGAGLAIGACAGLTALLAVLALAVPKVRVPAGVAAAGTVVGAAVVYAAARRDRVSDRTARTADTPAAPSERLPEAPVAPPSAVVPQRLRHLEALLRVTRYLATARHLHEIYGTVSDTAREVFGAARVALVHGGGRGYHATVLADGLSQGLARALADHTVGEAALFGPAADPVVVPAFGDDHRTAALAATAAADGVTGGLFLPLRVREESVGMLVFLYARRPAVSEGMLHLAGELADHVAAAVHQTALLARSVRERREAALLTQILQSVSGSLEPAEVLARATTGIADVSGALRIWAYRVNGQRVEAVAQAGTAASTPEDPLVADLLARVVRTGRAEFVVGSDDTGTRGETPATSRAAVPILLDGAPVAVLVAEGTADHPVTAELYELLVALSQHLAVAMRNAVLFDEVRRARDELQVLYEAARAVSGTLDLPTLLDTLVSVTCRVFGYDLGALVLVDRETGELVVEAAYGYRTSVRGLRLPPGTGITGWVARTGTPLIVDDVRQDPRYYPGDGRTRSELAVPLIAEGTVLGVLNVESGRVAAFGQRDLQLLTTVASYAVLAVQNARLFEQARRLAITDGLTELYNHRYLYEALERMVERARRDEQPLSLVMLEIDSFKRFNDVYGHRRGDEVLRTVAMVLRRGSRPSDVVARYGGDEFMVVLPGTPKAAAVDTAERLRRSVELHPFALGDEDVASVTLSVGVASFPVDGQTVDALVEAVDRAQYAAKRSGGNRVHVAHGA; from the coding sequence GTGACCCCGACAGGTGGGCCGCCGGGAGGGGGGCTCGGGGCCGGGCTCGCGATCGGCGCGTGCGCCGGCCTCACAGCCCTGCTGGCGGTGCTCGCGCTGGCGGTGCCCAAGGTCCGGGTACCGGCGGGGGTTGCGGCAGCAGGCACCGTGGTCGGCGCCGCGGTGGTGTACGCGGCGGCGCGCAGAGACCGCGTGTCCGACCGGACGGCGAGGACAGCGGACACGCCTGCAGCGCCATCGGAGCGGCTGCCGGAGGCTCCTGTCGCACCGCCGTCCGCCGTCGTCCCCCAGCGCCTCCGCCATCTGGAGGCGCTGCTCCGGGTCACCCGATACCTGGCGACTGCGCGGCACCTCCACGAGATCTACGGGACTGTCTCCGACACTGCCCGGGAGGTCTTCGGCGCCGCCCGGGTGGCGCTCGTCCATGGCGGCGGTCGGGGCTACCACGCCACGGTGCTGGCGGACGGCCTGTCGCAGGGACTGGCCCGGGCCCTCGCCGACCACACGGTCGGGGAGGCGGCCCTGTTCGGCCCGGCCGCCGACCCCGTGGTGGTGCCGGCGTTCGGGGACGACCATCGGACGGCGGCGCTGGCGGCGACCGCGGCGGCCGACGGCGTGACCGGCGGTCTGTTCCTTCCCCTGCGAGTCCGGGAGGAAAGCGTTGGCATGCTCGTCTTCCTCTACGCGCGGCGCCCCGCGGTCTCTGAGGGGATGCTTCACCTGGCCGGGGAGCTGGCCGACCACGTCGCCGCCGCGGTGCACCAGACCGCGCTGCTCGCCAGGAGCGTGCGTGAGCGCCGGGAAGCGGCGCTGCTCACCCAGATCCTGCAGTCGGTCAGCGGATCGCTGGAGCCCGCCGAGGTACTGGCCCGGGCCACCACCGGCATCGCGGACGTCTCGGGCGCCCTACGCATCTGGGCGTACCGGGTGAACGGACAGCGGGTCGAAGCGGTGGCACAGGCCGGCACGGCGGCGTCGACCCCTGAGGATCCGCTGGTGGCCGACCTGCTGGCACGCGTGGTGCGCACGGGACGGGCGGAGTTCGTGGTAGGCTCCGACGATACGGGGACCCGTGGGGAGACACCGGCGACGAGCCGTGCGGCCGTGCCGATTCTGCTGGACGGAGCGCCCGTGGCCGTGCTGGTGGCGGAAGGCACCGCGGACCACCCGGTAACGGCCGAGCTGTACGAGCTGCTGGTGGCGCTCTCCCAGCACCTGGCGGTGGCCATGCGCAACGCCGTGCTGTTCGACGAGGTGCGCCGGGCGCGCGACGAACTGCAGGTCCTCTACGAGGCGGCGCGGGCGGTGAGCGGCACGCTGGACCTGCCGACGCTGCTGGACACGCTGGTCTCGGTGACCTGCCGCGTCTTCGGGTACGACCTGGGCGCGCTGGTGCTGGTGGATCGCGAGACGGGGGAACTCGTGGTGGAGGCCGCCTACGGCTACCGGACGTCCGTGCGCGGCCTGCGGTTACCACCCGGCACGGGGATCACGGGCTGGGTGGCGCGCACGGGGACGCCGCTCATCGTCGACGACGTGCGGCAGGATCCGCGGTACTACCCCGGCGACGGTCGCACTCGGTCGGAGCTGGCGGTACCGCTCATCGCCGAGGGCACCGTGCTCGGCGTGCTCAACGTCGAGAGCGGGCGCGTGGCGGCCTTCGGGCAGCGCGACCTGCAGTTGCTGACCACGGTGGCGTCGTACGCCGTCCTCGCCGTGCAGAACGCCAGGTTGTTCGAGCAGGCGCGCCGGCTGGCGATCACCGACGGGCTGACGGAACTCTACAACCACCGGTACCTGTACGAAGCCCTGGAGCGGATGGTCGAGCGCGCGCGCCGCGACGAGCAGCCGCTGTCGCTGGTCATGCTGGAGATCGACAGCTTCAAGCGCTTCAACGACGTGTACGGCCACCGGCGTGGGGACGAGGTGCTGCGCACCGTGGCGATGGTGTTGCGGCGCGGCAGCCGGCCGTCGGACGTCGTGGCGCGGTATGGCGGCGACGAGTTCATGGTCGTCTTGCCTGGCACCCCCAAGGCGGCGGCCGTCGACACGGCCGAGCGCCTCCGCCGGAGCGTTGAGCTGCACCCGTTCGCGCTGGGCGACGAGGACGTGGCCTCGGTGACGCTGAGCGTGGGAGTCGCCAGTTTCCCCGTCGACGGACAGACCGTGGACGCCCTGGTCGAGGCCGTAGACCGCGCGCAGTACGCCGCCAAGCGGTCCGGTGGCAACCGGGTGCACGTGGCCCACGGTGCGTAA